The Magnetospirillum sp. 15-1 genome has a window encoding:
- the tig gene encoding trigger factor, with protein sequence MQVTEINAEGLKREFKVVVPAQQLETRMQDKLAEIARNVAMPGFRPGKVPMNIVRKKYGGSVMGEILENAVNDGAGKAITDGSLRPAMQPKIEITKYEQGSDLEFTVAVEVLPEIKTMDFGTINLVRDKAVVPDAEVDDALAKIAERNETSEPVKRAAKSGDVVVIDFVGKTDGVAFPGGTAEGYSLKLGSNTFIPGFEDQLVGKKADADVEVNVTFPEGYGNEALAGKPALFEVKVKEVRAPKAAAVDDELAKSVGLESLDALKTAIRDEIARELDGVSRMKLKRALLDALSAGHDFPVPPGMLDGEFEAIWKQVEADKEAGRQDAADAGKSEDELKAEYRTLAERRVRLGLLLAEVGRVNEINVTQEDLNRGIMMEARRYPGQEHLVLQYYQKNQEALESLRAPLYEEKVVDFILELAKITDNEVSVEALRKDPDEATDGDAESPKPKKKAAAKKKAAE encoded by the coding sequence ATGCAGGTAACCGAGATCAATGCCGAAGGCCTGAAGCGCGAATTCAAGGTCGTCGTTCCCGCCCAGCAGCTGGAAACCCGGATGCAGGACAAGCTGGCGGAGATCGCCCGCAACGTGGCCATGCCCGGCTTCCGTCCCGGCAAGGTCCCCATGAACATCGTGCGCAAGAAGTACGGTGGCTCGGTGATGGGCGAGATTCTGGAGAACGCCGTGAACGATGGCGCCGGCAAGGCCATCACCGACGGCAGCCTGCGCCCGGCCATGCAGCCCAAGATCGAGATCACCAAGTACGAGCAGGGCTCGGACCTGGAGTTCACCGTGGCGGTGGAAGTGCTGCCCGAGATCAAGACCATGGATTTCGGCACCATCAATCTGGTGCGCGACAAGGCCGTGGTGCCGGATGCCGAGGTTGACGACGCCCTGGCCAAGATCGCCGAGCGCAACGAGACCTCCGAGCCGGTCAAGCGCGCCGCCAAGTCGGGCGACGTGGTGGTCATCGACTTCGTGGGCAAGACCGACGGCGTGGCCTTCCCCGGCGGCACCGCCGAGGGCTACTCGCTGAAGCTGGGCTCCAACACCTTCATTCCGGGCTTCGAGGACCAGCTGGTCGGCAAGAAGGCCGACGCCGACGTCGAGGTCAACGTGACCTTCCCCGAGGGCTACGGCAACGAAGCCCTGGCCGGCAAGCCGGCCCTGTTCGAGGTCAAGGTCAAGGAAGTGCGTGCCCCCAAGGCCGCCGCCGTCGACGACGAGCTGGCCAAGTCGGTCGGCCTGGAAAGCCTCGATGCCCTGAAGACCGCCATCCGCGACGAAATCGCCCGCGAGCTGGACGGCGTGTCGCGCATGAAGCTGAAGCGCGCCCTGCTGGACGCCCTGTCGGCCGGTCACGACTTCCCGGTTCCCCCGGGCATGCTGGACGGCGAGTTCGAGGCCATCTGGAAGCAGGTGGAAGCCGACAAGGAAGCCGGTCGCCAGGATGCCGCCGATGCCGGCAAGTCCGAGGACGAACTGAAGGCCGAGTACCGCACCCTGGCCGAGCGCCGCGTGCGGCTGGGCCTGCTGCTGGCCGAGGTCGGCCGGGTCAACGAGATCAACGTGACCCAGGAAGACCTGAACCGCGGCATCATGATGGAAGCCCGCCGCTACCCCGGCCAGGAGCATCTGGTGCTGCAGTACTACCAGAAGAACCAGGAAGCCCTGGAATCGCTGCGCGCTCCCCTCTACGAGGAGAAGGTGGTCGATTTCATCCTGGAGCTGGCCAAGATCACCGACAACGAAGTGTCGGTCGAGGCCCTGCGCAAGGACCCCGACGAGGCGACCGACGGCGACGCCGAGTCCCCCAAGCCGAAGAAGAAGGCCGCCGCCAAGAAGAAGGCCGCCGAATAG
- a CDS encoding globin-coupled sensor protein gives MDLDRTSSIAFLQIDEETKRTLREFRDVLARRIDGVLDTFYRHVSGNPATAKMFATPERMAHARSMQKKHWMESVFLGQFDDRYFAQVTEIGKVHQRIGLEPKWYTAGYCFVLNMVTGVAVEHYRKDPRRLTQVLNAINKAAFLDMDLATSVYIETNTAAIIARELGAKAEMFEREVKGLVASVASSAGQMESTAKTMTATAEETSRQSTTVAAAAEEATVNIQTVAAAAEELSSSITEISRQVAQSAQIAANAMVEADRTNQMVQSLAEAASKIGQVVKLINDIASQTNLLALNATIEAARAGDAGKGFAVVANEVKNLANQTGKATEEIASQISAVQSATRDAVSAIGGIATTIGQINHISGSIAAAVEEQGAATGEIARNVQQAAQGTSEVTETITRVNTAAAQTGDAARQVLGAASTLSRDSAQLETQVDRFVSQIRAG, from the coding sequence ATGGACCTCGATCGCACCTCAAGCATAGCCTTTCTGCAGATCGACGAAGAAACCAAGCGCACGTTGCGGGAATTCCGCGATGTCCTGGCGCGCCGCATCGACGGAGTTCTCGACACCTTTTACCGCCATGTGAGCGGCAATCCGGCGACGGCGAAAATGTTCGCCACCCCCGAGCGCATGGCCCATGCGCGATCCATGCAGAAGAAGCATTGGATGGAAAGCGTATTCCTCGGCCAGTTCGACGACCGCTACTTCGCCCAGGTCACCGAGATCGGCAAGGTCCACCAGCGCATCGGCCTGGAACCCAAGTGGTATACCGCCGGCTATTGCTTCGTGCTGAACATGGTGACCGGCGTGGCGGTCGAGCACTACCGCAAGGACCCGCGCCGCCTGACCCAGGTTCTGAACGCCATCAACAAGGCGGCCTTCCTCGACATGGATCTGGCCACCTCGGTCTATATCGAGACCAACACCGCCGCCATCATCGCCCGCGAACTGGGGGCCAAGGCCGAGATGTTCGAGCGCGAGGTCAAGGGCCTGGTGGCTTCGGTGGCCTCCTCGGCCGGCCAGATGGAGAGCACCGCCAAGACCATGACCGCCACCGCCGAGGAAACCTCGCGCCAGTCCACCACCGTGGCGGCGGCGGCCGAAGAAGCCACGGTCAACATCCAGACCGTGGCCGCGGCGGCCGAGGAACTGTCGTCTTCCATCACCGAGATCAGCCGACAGGTGGCCCAATCGGCCCAGATCGCCGCCAACGCCATGGTCGAGGCCGACCGCACCAACCAGATGGTGCAAAGTCTGGCCGAGGCGGCCAGCAAGATCGGCCAGGTGGTCAAGCTGATCAACGACATCGCGTCGCAGACCAACCTGCTGGCCTTGAACGCCACCATCGAGGCGGCCAGGGCCGGCGACGCCGGCAAGGGCTTCGCCGTGGTGGCCAACGAGGTCAAGAACCTCGCCAACCAGACCGGCAAGGCCACCGAGGAGATCGCCTCCCAGATTTCGGCGGTGCAATCGGCCACCCGCGACGCGGTGAGCGCCATCGGCGGCATCGCCACCACCATCGGCCAGATCAACCACATCTCGGGCTCCATCGCCGCGGCGGTGGAGGAACAGGGCGCCGCCACCGGCGAAATCGCCCGCAATGTCCAGCAGGCCGCCCAGGGCACCTCGGAGGTCACCGAGACCATCACCCGGGTCAACACCGCCGCCGCCCAGACCGGCGACGCCGCCCGTCAGGTCCTGGGCGCCGCCTCCACCCTGTCGCGCGATTCCGCCCAACTGGAAACCCAGGTGGACCGTTTCGTATCGCAGATCCGCGCCGGCTGA
- a CDS encoding malonyl-CoA decarboxylase encodes MNEVQTTAATLLSRLKGLWRDIAGSDGAGKVPALAPALPGSDLERLRAQMEACLSAKGGEVSARARAAALGRAYLSLSAEGRVRFLQLLATGFGPDRAKVDAAVAALASAEDDTARTRAEMELRVALEPPRLRLLTQFNALPEGVKFLVDLRAELMGLGREHPDLIPLEGDLRGLLASWFDVGFLVLERITWRSPAAVLEKIMEYEAVHAIQGWTDLKNRLDSDRRLYAFFHPRMPDEPLIFVEVALVRDMAGNVQDLLDPTAPLGDVDKADTAIFYSINNAQRGLAGISFGNFLIKRVVDDLSREFKQIKTFATLSPIPGFRRWLEGRLTKGEPGLLTAAEHKALTRVSGMAAKGSLKALLAEPDWTAEPLLAEALEGPLTRLAARYLTREKRADGVAALDPVAHFHLSNGARIERINWMADMSANGLNQSAGLMVNYLYDLGDIDANHEAYSASGKVAVSGRVKALAKG; translated from the coding sequence ATGAATGAGGTTCAGACCACCGCCGCCACCCTTCTGTCCCGCCTGAAGGGCCTGTGGCGCGACATCGCCGGATCGGACGGGGCGGGCAAGGTGCCGGCCTTGGCTCCGGCCCTGCCGGGAAGCGATCTCGAGCGCTTGCGCGCCCAGATGGAGGCCTGCCTGTCCGCCAAGGGCGGCGAGGTCTCGGCCCGCGCCAGGGCGGCGGCCCTGGGCCGCGCCTACCTGTCCCTGTCGGCCGAGGGGCGGGTGCGCTTCCTTCAACTGCTGGCCACCGGCTTCGGCCCGGATCGCGCCAAGGTGGACGCGGCGGTGGCGGCCCTGGCTTCGGCGGAGGACGATACCGCCCGCACCCGCGCCGAGATGGAACTGCGCGTGGCACTGGAGCCGCCGCGTCTCAGGCTGCTGACCCAGTTCAACGCCCTGCCCGAGGGCGTCAAGTTCCTGGTGGACCTGCGGGCCGAACTGATGGGCCTCGGCCGCGAGCATCCCGATCTGATTCCGCTGGAGGGCGACCTGCGGGGGCTGCTGGCCTCGTGGTTCGACGTGGGCTTCCTGGTGCTGGAGCGCATCACCTGGCGTTCGCCGGCCGCCGTGCTGGAAAAGATCATGGAATACGAGGCGGTGCACGCCATCCAGGGCTGGACCGACCTTAAGAACCGCCTGGATTCCGACCGGCGGCTCTACGCCTTCTTCCATCCGCGCATGCCCGACGAGCCGCTGATCTTCGTCGAGGTGGCCCTGGTGCGGGATATGGCCGGCAATGTCCAGGACCTGCTGGACCCCACCGCGCCGCTGGGCGACGTGGACAAGGCCGATACCGCCATCTTCTATTCCATCAACAACGCCCAGCGCGGTCTGGCCGGCATCAGCTTCGGCAATTTCCTGATCAAGCGGGTGGTGGATGATCTGTCGCGCGAGTTCAAGCAGATCAAGACCTTCGCCACCCTGTCGCCCATCCCCGGCTTTCGCCGCTGGCTGGAGGGGCGCCTGACCAAGGGCGAGCCCGGCCTGCTGACCGCCGCCGAGCACAAGGCCCTGACCCGGGTAAGCGGCATGGCCGCCAAGGGCAGTCTCAAGGCGCTGCTGGCCGAGCCCGACTGGACGGCGGAGCCGCTGCTGGCCGAGGCGCTGGAAGGGCCGTTGACCCGCCTTGCCGCCCGCTATCTTACCCGCGAAAAGCGGGCGGACGGCGTGGCGGCCCTCGATCCGGTGGCTCATTTCCACCTGTCCAACGGGGCGCGCATCGAGCGGATCAACTGGATGGCCGATATGTCGGCCAACGGGCTCAATCAGTCGGCCGGGCTGATGGTCAACTACCTCTATGACCTGGGCGACATCGACGCCAACCACGAGGCCTATTCGGCCAGCGGCAAGGTGGCGGTGTCGGGGCGGGTCAAGGCGTTGGCGAAGGGGTAG
- a CDS encoding NAD(P)H-hydrate dehydratase: MTNEILSVEQMYRADRLAMAGGIAGERLMEAAGWAVARAARRLLPKGRIAILCGPGNNGGDGFVAARLLARDGWAVRLGLLGEVGRLKGDAAIMAGRWTGRVEPMDTSILEGCVGVIDALFGAGLARDLEGEAKAVIGEIGRRKLPVIAVDVPSGVHGDSGAVLGIAPDCLATVTFFRPKPGHCLLPGRLKCGELVVADIGIPDTVLGDIKPTLHRNGPGAWALPATAPDGHKYSRGHALILGGTQMTGAARLAARAARRVGAGLVTVAAPSEALDIYHAGDPGLLVAPAEPFDALLADRRRNALLLGPGGGVGEAMIVRVEAALATGRPCVLDADALSSFEGRGAELFRPLSDRVVLTPHDGEFRRLFGEVAGSRLERARQGARVSGAVVLLKGPDTVVAHPDGRATVTTDAPPFLATAGSGDVLAGLIVGLLAQGMEPFAAASAAAWLHGRAAAAFGPGLIAEDLPDILPAILADKGRLAHE; the protein is encoded by the coding sequence ATGACCAACGAAATTCTCAGCGTCGAGCAGATGTACCGGGCCGATCGCCTCGCCATGGCGGGGGGAATCGCCGGCGAGCGGCTGATGGAGGCCGCCGGCTGGGCGGTGGCCCGCGCGGCGCGGCGTCTGCTGCCCAAGGGGCGGATCGCCATCCTGTGCGGCCCCGGCAACAACGGCGGCGACGGCTTCGTGGCGGCGCGGCTGCTGGCCCGCGACGGCTGGGCGGTGCGCCTCGGCCTGCTGGGCGAGGTGGGACGGCTCAAGGGCGACGCCGCCATCATGGCCGGTCGCTGGACGGGCCGGGTCGAGCCCATGGATACCTCCATCCTGGAAGGCTGCGTCGGGGTGATCGATGCCCTGTTCGGCGCCGGGCTGGCGCGGGACCTGGAGGGCGAGGCCAAGGCGGTGATCGGGGAAATCGGCCGCCGAAAGCTGCCGGTCATCGCCGTCGATGTGCCCTCGGGGGTTCACGGCGACAGCGGCGCGGTGCTGGGCATCGCCCCCGATTGCCTTGCCACCGTCACCTTCTTCCGTCCCAAGCCCGGCCATTGCCTGCTGCCGGGGCGGCTCAAATGCGGCGAACTGGTGGTGGCCGATATCGGCATTCCGGATACGGTGCTGGGCGACATCAAGCCGACGCTTCACCGCAACGGGCCGGGCGCCTGGGCGCTGCCCGCCACGGCACCCGACGGGCACAAGTATTCCAGGGGCCACGCCCTGATTCTGGGCGGGACCCAGATGACCGGTGCCGCCCGGCTGGCGGCGCGCGCCGCCCGGCGGGTGGGGGCCGGGCTGGTCACCGTGGCCGCGCCGTCCGAGGCGCTGGATATCTATCATGCCGGTGATCCCGGCCTGCTGGTGGCTCCGGCCGAGCCCTTCGACGCCCTGCTGGCCGACCGGCGGCGCAATGCGCTGCTGCTGGGACCCGGCGGCGGAGTGGGGGAGGCAATGATCGTTCGGGTGGAGGCTGCGCTGGCGACCGGACGCCCCTGCGTGCTGGACGCCGATGCGCTGTCCAGCTTCGAGGGGCGGGGCGCCGAACTGTTCCGGCCCCTGTCCGACCGGGTGGTGCTTACTCCCCATGACGGCGAGTTCCGGCGCCTGTTCGGCGAGGTGGCGGGCAGCCGCCTCGAGCGGGCGCGGCAGGGGGCGCGGGTCTCGGGGGCGGTGGTGCTGCTCAAGGGGCCCGACACCGTGGTCGCCCATCCCGACGGGCGGGCGACCGTCACCACCGATGCGCCGCCTTTTCTCGCGACAGCCGGGTCCGGCGACGTGCTGGCCGGCTTGATCGTCGGGCTGCTGGCCCAGGGCATGGAGCCCTTCGCCGCCGCCTCGGCCGCCGCCTGGCTGCACGGGCGGGCGGCGGCGGCGTTCGGCCCCGGCCTGATCGCCGAGGATCTGCCCGATATCCTTCCCGCAATCCTGGCCGATAAGGGGAGATTGGCCCATGAATGA
- a CDS encoding D-amino acid dehydrogenase, whose product MKVVVIGAGVVGTACAWYLAKAGHEVTVVDRREGAGLETSFANGGQISPCHAEPWANPSVLPKVLKWLGREDAPLLFRWNRWDPALWAWGLRFLANCPRSRAEINTERTLRVALYSRICLGQLRAETGILYDQQIRGILHVYRDGAEFEHACRAAQVMIRHGLRRQPRTPAECVAIEPALAAVQGELAGGIYTPDDESGDAHKFTRQLAVMAAARGVEFRWSVPIQGLVRDGDRVAGLATEGGTVTADAYVLAAGCDSPLLARPLGLRLPIVPAKGYSVTVPVANHAGAPFVSITDDEHKMVYSRLGDRLRAAGTAEMAGHDRSLNPVRARLILENARRLFPDGGDFERAEPWAGLRPVTPDSVPLLGATPLRNLWLNTGHGTLGWTMSCGSGRVVADLVSGLRPDIGMDGLGVERFASYL is encoded by the coding sequence GTGAAGGTCGTCGTCATCGGGGCCGGGGTGGTCGGCACCGCCTGCGCCTGGTATCTCGCCAAGGCCGGTCACGAGGTGACCGTGGTGGATCGGCGCGAGGGTGCCGGACTGGAGACCAGCTTCGCCAATGGCGGCCAGATCTCCCCCTGCCACGCCGAGCCGTGGGCCAACCCGTCCGTTCTGCCCAAGGTGCTGAAATGGCTGGGCCGCGAGGATGCGCCCCTGCTGTTCCGCTGGAACCGCTGGGACCCGGCCCTGTGGGCCTGGGGATTGCGTTTCCTGGCCAATTGCCCCCGCTCGCGGGCCGAGATCAACACCGAGCGCACGTTGCGCGTCGCGCTGTATTCCCGCATCTGCCTGGGCCAGTTGCGGGCGGAAACCGGCATCCTTTACGACCAGCAGATTCGGGGCATCCTCCACGTCTACCGTGACGGCGCCGAGTTCGAGCACGCCTGCCGCGCCGCCCAGGTGATGATCCGCCACGGCCTGCGCCGCCAGCCCAGGACCCCCGCCGAATGCGTCGCCATCGAGCCCGCCCTGGCGGCGGTGCAGGGGGAACTGGCCGGCGGCATCTATACTCCCGACGACGAGAGCGGCGACGCCCACAAGTTCACCCGCCAACTGGCGGTCATGGCGGCGGCCCGGGGGGTGGAGTTCCGCTGGTCGGTCCCGATTCAAGGGCTGGTCCGCGACGGCGACCGGGTGGCCGGTCTGGCCACCGAAGGGGGAACCGTCACCGCCGACGCCTACGTCCTGGCCGCCGGCTGCGACAGTCCGCTGCTGGCCCGGCCGCTCGGACTGCGGCTGCCCATCGTCCCGGCCAAGGGCTATTCGGTCACCGTGCCGGTGGCGAACCATGCCGGCGCGCCCTTCGTCTCCATCACCGACGACGAGCACAAGATGGTCTATTCCCGCCTGGGCGACCGGCTGCGCGCCGCCGGAACCGCCGAGATGGCCGGCCATGACCGTTCCCTCAATCCGGTCCGCGCCCGCCTGATCCTGGAGAACGCCCGGCGGCTGTTCCCCGACGGCGGCGATTTCGAGCGCGCCGAGCCCTGGGCCGGCTTGCGCCCGGTCACTCCCGACAGCGTACCGCTGCTGGGCGCCACGCCGCTCCGCAATCTGTGGCTGAACACCGGTCATGGAACCCTGGGCTGGACCATGTCCTGCGGCTCGGGCCGGGTCGTTGCCGACCTTGTGTCTGGTCTGCGGCCCGACATCGGTATGGATGGACTGGGCGTCGAACGCTTCGCATCCTATTTGTGA
- a CDS encoding hemerythrin domain-containing protein translates to MLVWREAMSTGHPEVDKAQKQFIAHINEFETTLRGAGADAAIGIFLAGLYEQVSINFGREEKVQRECAFPFQDAHHREHAALLGRLADIQNLYQAMPHKVDHGALLRDLAALIRDWVSHHMVQSDVMLRRYVPHQGSPHPVRARP, encoded by the coding sequence ATGCTGGTGTGGCGTGAGGCGATGAGTACCGGGCATCCGGAGGTCGACAAGGCTCAGAAACAGTTCATCGCCCATATCAACGAGTTCGAGACCACGCTCCGCGGCGCGGGCGCCGATGCCGCCATCGGCATCTTCCTCGCCGGGCTCTACGAGCAGGTCTCCATCAATTTCGGCCGCGAGGAAAAGGTCCAGCGGGAATGCGCCTTCCCCTTCCAGGACGCGCATCACCGCGAGCATGCCGCCTTGCTGGGGCGGCTGGCCGACATCCAGAACCTCTATCAGGCCATGCCGCACAAGGTCGACCACGGCGCCCTGCTCCGCGACCTGGCCGCCCTGATCAGGGATTGGGTCTCGCACCACATGGTGCAAAGCGACGTGATGCTGCGCCGCTACGTGCCGCACCAGGGCTCGCCGCATCCGGTTCGGGCTCGCCCGTGA
- a CDS encoding sensor histidine kinase yields MRFRSLGIIVATLILVGLYIGVILGNIAELERERHDFAELQARKILLSFETHTVRLFDLADIYLRAARHFAEQEGTEHLARFLDRLAPPRSDLYSSTLTVLDRRGRVTFSTDSALPRGADLSDQPVFLHFREAPRDSILIGTANDSTVPDQQYFHVARPLLNGKDLAGIVMLDIHSSQIAAFYRDMTLGPNSSAAIFSLDHKLIARQPPPVADAAPLGSLQVWAAAKANAEGKFHKRSLLDGVERTFLYKRLADYPLVVVVGFADADIAAGLEATRHSEMIEGGLFSLTALGFAVLVMVMDRRNQRLTESEQASRATAEMLERSNADLERFAYVASHDLKTPLRVITGYAQMLDRRYRDKLDDEANEYIAFLTAGTKRMYRLITDLLHYSRINSQAKPLQPVSAARAADIAVSNLKAVIEECGATISVGPLPTILADESQLSSLFQNLLGNAMKYGHPDRKPMVSIEAVRLSSTIWRFAVRDNGIGIEPEHFERIFVIFQRLHTDSAYEGTGIGLALCQRIVTRLGGRIWVESKPGEGSTFFFTARDASGD; encoded by the coding sequence ATGCGATTCCGCAGCCTGGGGATCATCGTCGCCACCTTGATTCTGGTCGGCCTCTACATCGGCGTGATCCTGGGCAATATCGCCGAGCTGGAGCGCGAGCGCCACGACTTCGCCGAACTGCAGGCGCGCAAGATTCTGCTGTCCTTCGAAACCCACACCGTCCGGCTGTTCGACCTGGCGGACATCTACCTGCGCGCGGCCCGCCATTTCGCCGAGCAGGAGGGGACCGAGCATCTCGCCCGCTTTCTCGACCGCCTGGCGCCGCCCCGCTCGGATCTCTATTCCAGCACCCTGACCGTCCTCGACCGGCGTGGACGGGTGACGTTCAGCACCGATTCGGCCCTGCCGCGCGGCGCCGATCTGTCGGACCAGCCGGTCTTCCTCCACTTCAGGGAGGCTCCCCGGGACAGCATCCTGATCGGCACCGCCAACGACAGCACGGTGCCCGACCAGCAATATTTCCACGTGGCCCGCCCCCTGCTGAACGGCAAGGATCTGGCCGGCATCGTCATGCTGGACATCCATTCCAGCCAGATTGCCGCCTTTTACCGCGACATGACCCTGGGACCCAACTCGTCGGCGGCCATCTTCAGCCTGGACCACAAGCTGATCGCCCGCCAGCCGCCGCCGGTGGCCGACGCGGCGCCGCTGGGGTCGCTGCAGGTCTGGGCGGCGGCCAAAGCCAATGCCGAAGGCAAGTTTCACAAGCGCTCGCTGTTGGACGGCGTCGAGCGCACGTTCCTCTACAAGCGGCTGGCCGACTATCCCCTGGTGGTGGTGGTCGGCTTCGCCGACGCCGATATCGCCGCCGGGCTGGAAGCCACCCGGCATTCCGAGATGATCGAAGGCGGCCTGTTCAGCCTGACCGCCCTGGGCTTTGCGGTCCTGGTGATGGTGATGGACCGGCGCAACCAACGCCTGACCGAGTCCGAGCAGGCCAGCCGGGCCACCGCCGAAATGCTGGAGCGCTCCAACGCCGATCTGGAACGTTTCGCCTACGTGGCGTCCCACGACCTGAAAACGCCGCTGCGCGTCATCACCGGCTATGCCCAGATGCTCGACCGCCGCTACCGCGACAAACTGGACGACGAGGCCAACGAGTACATCGCCTTCCTTACCGCCGGCACCAAGCGCATGTATCGGCTGATCACCGATCTGCTGCACTATTCGCGCATCAACAGCCAGGCCAAGCCGCTGCAGCCGGTTTCGGCGGCACGCGCCGCCGATATCGCCGTCAGCAATCTGAAGGCGGTGATCGAGGAATGCGGCGCCACCATCTCGGTCGGCCCCCTGCCCACCATCCTGGCCGACGAGAGCCAGTTGTCCAGCCTGTTCCAGAACCTGCTGGGCAATGCGATGAAATACGGCCATCCCGACCGCAAGCCGATGGTCAGCATCGAGGCGGTCAGGCTGTCCAGCACCATCTGGCGCTTCGCGGTCAGGGATAACGGCATCGGCATCGAGCCCGAGCATTTCGAGCGCATCTTCGTCATCTTCCAGCGGCTGCACACGGATTCCGCCTACGAGGGCACCGGTATCGGCCTGGCGCTCTGCCAGCGTATCGTCACCCGCCTGGGCGGCCGTATCTGGGTCGAGTCCAAGCCGGGTGAAGGCTCCACCTTCTTCTTCACCGCCCGCGACGCCAGCGGCGATTGA
- a CDS encoding ComEC/Rec2 family competence protein, translating into MLWGAGGVLAAAAGWLWSRRRSLPLLLAASCLLAVAVGFAVTQARSLRLAAPVIERNSGALMLEGVVVEVEALPDGGSRLTLDRVAHDRDDVIVPLKARIKAKPGRSSAPGLPPVNVGDRVRVRAMLMPPPQPAMPGAFDFARFAWFRQFGAIGSALGPVTVIEPGAASGWRADLTVTVNEIRHAITTRILAVLPGDRGAVTAALTTGDQMPISAPMMQAYRDSGLAHILSISGLHITMAAGLVFVGLRTLLALFPAIALRYPIKKWAAALAIAFAGFYTLLAGSPVPAQRSFFMTGLVLLAVLLDRMALSMRLVAWAAVAILLWQPDEMIGPSFQMSFAAVVAMIAAYETLTPRQGAWRAAHPGLLPAIGLYIFGVVVSTLIAGFATAVYGIFHFNRFAVWSVAANMIAVPLTGFWVMPWALVMFLLLPFGLEALALVPMGWGVEGVNLVAVWVASWPNSAVTLPILPLWAMVVFTLGGCWLCLWRRRWRWWGAVPMAAALASMAFARPPDLLVDGRGDGMAVRTSEGALLLNGKGGRILKDTWNRRAGPEAPERWPRKSSSRDGRLRCDETGCLWRVDGRVVALVKDEDNPEKACAGADIVLSSVPLRGTCRGARVLVDRFDLWRRGPHALWLGPDGVRMESVAGWQGDRPWAWHPHPRKKARPSPAAPPREPEERKDEEED; encoded by the coding sequence GGCTTCGCCGTCACCCAGGCACGCAGCCTGCGTCTGGCCGCTCCGGTGATCGAACGGAATTCAGGTGCCCTGATGCTGGAGGGCGTGGTGGTCGAGGTAGAGGCCCTGCCCGACGGCGGCAGCCGTCTGACTCTCGACCGGGTGGCCCATGACCGCGACGACGTGATCGTGCCGCTCAAGGCCCGGATCAAGGCCAAGCCCGGCCGCTCCTCGGCTCCCGGCCTTCCCCCTGTCAATGTGGGTGATCGGGTGCGGGTGCGCGCCATGCTGATGCCGCCGCCCCAGCCGGCCATGCCCGGCGCCTTCGACTTCGCCCGCTTCGCCTGGTTCCGCCAGTTCGGCGCCATCGGCTCGGCCCTTGGTCCGGTGACGGTGATCGAGCCTGGAGCGGCATCGGGATGGCGGGCCGATCTCACGGTCACCGTCAACGAGATCCGCCATGCCATTACGACCCGCATCCTGGCGGTGCTGCCCGGAGACCGGGGGGCGGTGACGGCGGCACTGACCACCGGCGACCAGATGCCCATCTCGGCGCCCATGATGCAGGCCTACCGGGATTCCGGCCTGGCCCACATCCTGTCCATCTCGGGCCTGCACATCACCATGGCGGCCGGGCTGGTATTCGTGGGCCTGCGCACCCTGCTGGCGCTGTTTCCCGCCATCGCCTTGCGTTACCCCATCAAGAAATGGGCGGCGGCCCTGGCCATCGCCTTCGCCGGTTTCTACACCCTGCTGGCCGGCTCGCCGGTTCCGGCCCAGCGTTCGTTCTTCATGACTGGTCTGGTGCTGCTGGCGGTGCTGCTGGACCGCATGGCGCTGTCCATGCGGCTGGTGGCCTGGGCGGCGGTGGCGATCCTGCTGTGGCAGCCCGACGAGATGATCGGCCCCAGTTTCCAGATGTCCTTCGCCGCCGTGGTGGCCATGATCGCCGCCTACGAGACCCTGACGCCCAGGCAGGGAGCGTGGCGGGCCGCCCATCCCGGCCTTCTTCCGGCCATCGGCCTTTACATCTTCGGCGTGGTGGTCAGTACCCTGATCGCCGGTTTCGCCACGGCGGTCTATGGCATCTTCCACTTCAACCGCTTCGCCGTGTGGTCGGTGGCCGCCAACATGATCGCCGTGCCGCTGACCGGCTTCTGGGTGATGCCCTGGGCGCTGGTGATGTTCCTGCTGCTGCCCTTCGGGCTGGAGGCGCTGGCCCTGGTGCCCATGGGCTGGGGCGTCGAAGGCGTCAATCTGGTGGCGGTGTGGGTGGCGTCGTGGCCCAATTCGGCGGTGACCCTGCCCATCCTGCCGCTGTGGGCCATGGTGGTGTTCACTCTGGGCGGCTGCTGGCTGTGCCTGTGGCGGCGGCGCTGGCGCTGGTGGGGGGCGGTGCCCATGGCCGCCGCCCTGGCCTCCATGGCCTTCGCCCGGCCGCCCGACCTGCTGGTGGACGGGCGCGGCGACGGCATGGCGGTCCGCACCAGCGAGGGCGCGCTGCTGCTCAACGGCAAGGGCGGACGGATTCTCAAGGATACCTGGAACCGCCGGGCCGGCCCCGAGGCGCCGGAACGCTGGCCGAGGAAAAGCTCGTCGCGGGACGGGCGCCTGCGTTGCGACGAGACCGGCTGCCTGTGGCGGGTGGACGGTCGGGTGGTGGCCCTGGTCAAGGACGAGGACAACCCCGAGAAGGCCTGCGCCGGGGCGGATATCGTGCTGAGCAGCGTGCCGTTGCGCGGCACCTGCCGGGGCGCCCGGGTGCTGGTCGACCGCTTCGACCTGTGGCGGCGGGGGCCGCATGCCTTGTGGCTGGGGCCGGACGGCGTGCGCATGGAGAGCGTGGCGGGCTGGCAGGGCGACCGTCCCTGGGCATGGCACCCCCATCCCCGCAAGAAGGCCAGGCCGTCGCCCGCCGCGCCCCCGCGCGAGCCGGAGGAGCGCAAGGACGAGGAGGAGGACTGA